TAATAATTGTATTTAAAATTAGCATTTTTCAATTTGTCCTCAACTTGTCCCCCTTTATTGAGTGTCTTATTGATTTGGGGTTTTATATTTTAACTTATCAATTAAAAAATATAAATAAAGATTGGGTTTTGGATTTTAATACTAAAATTAATTCTACAGATTATGCTTTGGTAATTTTATCGGCATGGTTTGATCAAAATTTATTAGGAAATAATCCAGCACCACCAGTGGCCAGAACGAAAGAAATAAATGGAACTTGGCATTTATAAGCAGATTATTCTGCAGTGGCTTCTGAAAACAACGGTACTTGGCATATAACATGTGTTGTGTATCCTAAAAATTATGCTAAAATATTTCCTTTACAAGAGATAAAGATGAACAACAAATCTACCTCTTCTGCAACTGCTGCTGTAATTAATTATTAACCAACCTAAACTTTTCTATGAAATACAATCTATCATTTATACTGTTGTTATTAACAGTTTATAGCACCGTATATGCTCAAATGGGTATTGGTGTTCCTAATCCTGTTCAAATGCTTGAAGTAAATAAAGGTGATGTCTACGTGAAAGAAAAATTTTATATTAATAATCTGCCTGCCTATAATGGGATAGCGCTTGGTCCTGACAAATTTCGAATAGTAGCTATAGATATTCCTAATGATACTAATAGTTCCTTGATAAACGGTAGGTTGATGGAATTTTCAGGAACAGCGACTATTACTTTTTTTATTCCTTGATTAATTAATTTGTCTAAGGCTAAAAACATTAAAGCTCTTGATTTTCCCGAAGCTGGAGGAGCTTTTAATAATAAATATTGTGCAGAACGCGCTTCAAATGCTTTTTCTTGCATTTCACGCATTCCATATTCATTTGTTGATTTACTTTGTCCTGTCTGTTTATAATTTACATTAACCAGATTAATTGGTTGTTTATAGTCGTTTGTTGTATTGGTTTTCATGTTTATTGAATAGAGTTATTATTTTGTTTTACACGCGTACTAATTGCATTAAAGGTTCGAAAGAATAAAGGGCTGCTCTTCTACCAGCTGCTTTTTCTCTTAAAACCAAATATCCATTTTCTTCTAATTTTTTAATAATCAGAACAGCAGTAGCATTTGGGATTTTCGTTGTATTCACAAACTTATTATTTCTAAATACAGGATAAGTAAAAATAAAATCTAAAATTTCCATATTCCATTTGGAAGACAATATATCTGAAAATTCTGTTTTTGTTGTTTCGTATAAGTTTTTGATATTTTCTGCAATTTCTAAATTACGTATTGCTTGACTTTCTACTGCTTTCAAGAAAAATTTTATCCATTGGTTCCAATCATTAGAACGTGAAACCTCTCTCATTTGCTCGATGTATTCGTCTTTATTTTCTTCGAAATATCCACTGATATAAAAATGAGGTTGAGAAAGAATTTTTTCTTGCCATAAATTAAGTGTTATTAACATACGACCAATTCGACCATTTCCATCTTTAAATGGATGTAATGCCTCAAACTCTAAATGCATGATTGCTGTTTTAATTAAAGGCGGTAAATCGCAAGTTTTAATATAATCAAAAAGATTTTCTAAACCTTGATCTAAGTTTTCTGGATTAATTGGTATAAACTGAATTTCTTTTTTACGGGTATCAGCTAAATAATTTTGCTCTTTTTTAAATTCACCAGGTGATTTGTTTGCTCCTCTTCCTAAGTACAGAAGTTGTTGATGCATTTGTTTAATAAAACTTGTTGAAAAGCCATAACCGCTTTCTAAAGCATTTTGTGCATTCTTTAAAGCACGTTGATATAAAATAGTCTCTATAACATCAGCTTTAGCATTAGGATTATCTTGACCTTCATTATCAGCTTCATATAGCATAATCTCGTCCATTGTACTAATAGTTCCCTCTATACGAGATGAAATTACGGCTTCTTGATTTCTTAATGGAGCTAAAAGAATTTCTGTGTTATGTAAATTTTTTAGCATTTGATCAAATCGTGCAAGAGCGTCCGTTGCTTTCACAAGTTCCTGAATAAAATCTGCGTAGTTAATATTTTGAGGAGGAAAATTATTGTAGTGATATTTTACAGCGTTATCTATATTAAAATCCATTTCACATTATATTGTATCCAAATATAAATAAAATTATGTAAACAAGTGTGTTTGATTACAAAAAACAACAAAAAACAACAGTCAAATAGATTTGATTACAAAAGTTGTAAACAAAAAAGTTTGCTTACAACTTTTGCTTAGAAAATGTAAACAACAAATTTAGCTTACAATTTCTGTTATCAAAATATTTTGTTTACAAAAATGCGACTCATTTTGTAAATAAAATAAATTATTTCTTCTTCCCTTTTTTCTCTTTCGCAAACAAAGTTTCTTTTGTTGTCATTTCGTCATCATAAGGCTATATTAGTTTTTTACTAATTTAGTCTACGATGATCTGACGTACTTACACAACTAAAATATGACTTATTTTAATTATATCATCTTTTTAAAGTATTCTCTTGTTTCAGGATCCTTTTTACTTTTCCATTTCCAACAATAGCCCGCTACAATCCTTGCTTTATTGTTTATTTTATTCTTTTCGTAAATTATATCTTGTAATTCTCTCGGCGTATCGACTACTTTAAATTCGTATTCTGTATCCTCTAGATTTTCATTTGCCGTTTCTCTAATCTGAAGTGCATTATCAATCCAGGCTAAATAACCATCAGAACCATTGCAACGAAATTGTGACTCCAATTCTAATCTATGAATTGTTACTCCCTTTTGTGTTCTACTTTCTTAAATTGTGGATTTTTTTGAAAATACTCTAAATCAAAAAGGTTTTTGATTTCTTCTTTGATTGGTTTTCTATCAAATCGCTCAATAAACTTTTCAAAAATTTTGTTTAAAATACTTTCTATTGAACTTAACTCTTTATTAATTTCATTGTGATTTGAAACTTTAATCGTTGTTTTTACTCTTTGCTTATCTGTATTCCAATATTCGGGATTTACTTTTTGTTTAGTCGAAATTTTCAAACTATTATCTTCCCAACGAAAAACAACATAAATAGGTGTTTTAGTTTTTGCGTTTGGTTCTTTTAAAACAAATGTGGATTTTGCCATAATTGTAATTTAAATATGATCAATAAAAATAGGGGACGGTAAATTTAGTTTGAGTTGCTTTTATTTGTTTTTAGTTGAGGTCTTAAAACAACAAAACCCTCTATTTTAGAGGGTTTAGCAACTTTTAGTGATTCTAAAAGTTGCTTTTGTGGAGCTGGCGGGATTCGAAATAATAGCTAATAAGCTCCATTATATAATTAAAGTATTGATATTTATTGAGTTAATGTTTTTGTTGTTTTAACAAAGTCTATTAAAATCTAATAAACTAAAGTGGTTTTAGTCCCTGTTTTTATAAATACGGGACTAAAGTAAATTAAATTTTTCCATCGCATTAACTTTGATCTCGTCAGCTATATCTATGTATGGTTTCATTGCTTTATAATCACTATGTCCTGTCCATTTCATGACTACTTGTGGAGGAATACCTAAAGATAAAGCATTGCAGATAAATGTTCTCCGTCCAGCATGGGTGCCTAATAGTGCATATTTTGGCGTTACTTCATCAATACGTTTATTTCCTTTGTAATAAGTTTCTCGAATTGGTTCATTTATTTCTGCTAATTCAGCAAGTTCTTTTATGTAATCATTCATCTTTTGATTAGAAATTACAGGTAGAGCTAAATTGTTTTTAAATGTTCTATTTTTATATTTTTCTAAAATTGCTTTAGTGTAGTTATTAAGCTCTATAATTAGACTATCAGCTGTTTTTACTGTTGTAATTTCAATATGATTTTCTTTAACGTCGCTTCTTTTAAGATTTGCAACATCAGAGTATCTTAGACCAGAATAACACTGGAAAATGAATATATCTCTTACTTTATCTAAATATGATTTATCATCAGGAATAATAAAATCTTGTAGTTGTTTTAATTCTTTTTGAGTAAGAAATATAATTTTCTTTTTGGTGGTTTTTAGCTTTGGTTTAAAATTTCTAAAATCTTCTTTCGTGTTATATTTCTTATTTTGAGCCCATCTTAAAAACCATTTTAAAAAAGAAAAGTGTTTAATTATTGTAGAATTTTTAAAATTTAAATCGTTTTGTAAAAATATTTGATAATCAAATAAACCCGATTCATCAAAGAAGTCAAAATCTAAATGCGGATTAAATTTTATTAAATGGTTTTTTACTGTATTAAACTTAGCATTTGTTGATTTGGTCCATAGATTTAGTTTTGATTCTTCGCTAATAAATTCATCAAATATTTCGAAAAAAT
This portion of the Empedobacter stercoris genome encodes:
- a CDS encoding Fic family protein, which gives rise to MDFNIDNAVKYHYNNFPPQNINYADFIQELVKATDALARFDQMLKNLHNTEILLAPLRNQEAVISSRIEGTISTMDEIMLYEADNEGQDNPNAKADVIETILYQRALKNAQNALESGYGFSTSFIKQMHQQLLYLGRGANKSPGEFKKEQNYLADTRKKEIQFIPINPENLDQGLENLFDYIKTCDLPPLIKTAIMHLEFEALHPFKDGNGRIGRMLITLNLWQEKILSQPHFYISGYFEENKDEYIEQMREVSRSNDWNQWIKFFLKAVESQAIRNLEIAENIKNLYETTKTEFSDILSSKWNMEILDFIFTYPVFRNNKFVNTTKIPNATAVLIIKKLEENGYLVLREKAAGRRAALYSFEPLMQLVRV
- a CDS encoding DUF2075 domain-containing protein codes for the protein MESQFRCNGSDGYLAWIDNALQIRETANENLEDTEYEFKVVDTPRELQDIIYEKNKINNKARIVAGYCWKWKSKKDPETREYFKKMI
- a CDS encoding Arm DNA-binding domain-containing protein produces the protein MAKSTFVLKEPNAKTKTPIYVVFRWEDNSLKISTKQKVNPEYWNTDKQRVKTTIKVSNHNEINKELSSIESILNKIFEKFIERFDRKPIKEEIKNLFDLEYFQKNPQFKKVEHKRE
- a CDS encoding site-specific integrase, with the translated sequence MLTNYHAQFLLDKEKDSQTARLRYRIKWDNNKKIVSFSVGYRIEVNKWSLDTQRCVINTTHGKKKIPASTINKKIQNFETAFEKVVTHFDKNNIIPTVSDFRDHFNQEIGNNTDFKKNFFEIFDEFISEESKLNLWTKSTNAKFNTVKNHLIKFNPHLDFDFFDESGLFDYQIFLQNDLNFKNSTIIKHFSFLKWFLRWAQNKKYNTKEDFRNFKPKLKTTKKKIIFLTQKELKQLQDFIIPDDKSYLDKVRDIFIFQCYSGLRYSDVANLKRSDVKENHIEITTVKTADSLIIELNNYTKAILEKYKNRTFKNNLALPVISNQKMNDYIKELAELAEINEPIRETYYKGNKRIDEVTPKYALLGTHAGRRTFICNALSLGIPPQVVMKWTGHSDYKAMKPYIDIADEIKVNAMEKFNLL